From the genome of Hymenobacter cellulosilyticus, one region includes:
- a CDS encoding amidohydrolase family protein translates to MTTILVRVVGLLGKRFRLPLLTRYAAFLDIGSGVSQVSLFEKQLLPHYPPGTRFVVLALNMDHMSAGQATLNYESQLWQLLEVRKRHPDTCLPFLCIDPRMGSAEQNLAFVKKWLCRGFVGLKLYPSLGFFPFDERLDLVYEYAQLHQVPVLTHCSRGGIYYQGELTHQLRWPQLPADLLPQIHAANPPFKLGDNSLPLPVKPGKLSFRNDHFSDLLLEPRLYDLVLARFPELKLCLAHYGGGDEIAAELKNPEKLTPTAPPTNWYQGVRWLMRKYPNVYTDVAFTLAEGTTAVFRGQPKDILFETLAQDLQVDSPYQDRLLFGTDFFLVSRLQPEKTLAGELTQYLLQTGPTGAKAWQHLATDNPARFLHSSFYTPVERRGQPVGPQPYTPNAEPGLTPLPRAAVSPQPAPCQPA, encoded by the coding sequence ATGACAACTATCCTAGTGCGGGTCGTGGGGTTGCTGGGCAAACGGTTTCGACTGCCCCTGCTCACGCGCTACGCGGCTTTTTTGGACATCGGCAGTGGGGTGTCGCAGGTCAGCCTGTTTGAAAAGCAATTGCTGCCCCACTACCCGCCGGGCACCCGCTTTGTGGTGCTGGCCCTCAACATGGACCACATGAGCGCCGGTCAGGCCACGCTCAACTACGAGAGCCAGCTTTGGCAGCTGCTGGAAGTGCGCAAGCGCCACCCCGATACCTGCCTGCCCTTCTTGTGCATCGACCCGCGCATGGGCTCGGCCGAGCAAAACCTGGCCTTCGTAAAAAAATGGCTGTGCCGGGGCTTTGTCGGCCTGAAACTCTACCCTTCGCTGGGCTTTTTTCCCTTCGATGAGCGGCTGGATCTGGTGTACGAGTACGCCCAGCTGCACCAGGTGCCGGTCCTGACGCACTGCTCCCGCGGGGGCATCTACTACCAGGGCGAGCTTACCCACCAACTGCGCTGGCCCCAGCTGCCGGCCGATCTACTGCCCCAGATTCATGCCGCCAATCCGCCCTTCAAGCTCGGCGACAACAGCCTTCCCTTGCCCGTGAAGCCCGGCAAGCTCAGCTTCCGCAACGACCATTTCAGCGACCTGCTGCTCGAGCCCCGGCTCTACGACCTGGTACTGGCCCGCTTTCCCGAGCTCAAGCTCTGTCTGGCCCACTATGGCGGCGGCGACGAAATAGCGGCGGAGCTGAAAAACCCCGAAAAGCTCACCCCAACTGCTCCCCCAACCAACTGGTACCAGGGCGTGCGGTGGCTGATGCGCAAGTACCCGAACGTGTACACCGACGTAGCCTTTACCCTGGCCGAGGGCACCACAGCGGTGTTTCGGGGCCAGCCCAAGGACATCCTGTTTGAAACCCTGGCCCAGGACCTACAGGTCGACTCGCCTTACCAGGACCGTCTGCTGTTTGGCACTGACTTCTTCCTCGTGTCGCGCCTGCAGCCCGAAAAAACGCTGGCCGGTGAGCTAACTCAGTACCTGCTGCAAACCGGCCCCACTGGTGCCAAGGCCTGGCAGCACCTGGCCACCGATAACCCTGCCCGCTTTCTGCACTCCAGCTTCTATACGCCCGTGGAGCGTCGGGGCCAACCAGTCGGGCCTCAACCTTATACCCCCAATGCTGAGCCCGGCCTGACTCCTCTACCCCGTGCCGCGGTTAGCCCGCAGCCAGCGCCCTGCCAGCCAGCGTGA
- a CDS encoding carboxypeptidase regulatory-like domain-containing protein — MPRTLTFLAGLAMSLTSGACLAQQPATASTPPASLECSMVTGVVTDEKQQPLTGATVVIVGLNDAFSTNSEGQYIVNSKKPLPQSAQVLISAGGYETQKLVLNSCQLPAVSLKLLPGTRFKRDGRIKKTTSTGKVRY; from the coding sequence ATGCCCCGTACGCTTACTTTTCTGGCTGGCCTTGCCATGAGCCTGACCTCCGGTGCCTGTTTGGCCCAGCAGCCCGCCACCGCCTCGACGCCTCCCGCTTCCCTCGAGTGTTCCATGGTGACCGGAGTGGTAACCGATGAAAAACAGCAACCCCTGACCGGAGCTACCGTGGTAATCGTGGGGCTTAATGATGCCTTCAGCACCAATTCGGAGGGGCAGTACATTGTGAACAGCAAAAAGCCCCTGCCCCAGTCGGCGCAGGTTCTGATCAGTGCCGGCGGTTACGAAACCCAGAAACTGGTGCTCAACAGCTGCCAGTTGCCGGCCGTGTCGCTGAAGCTGCTGCCCGGCACCCGCTTCAAGCGCGACGGCCGCATCAAAAAGACGACTTCGACGGGCAAGGTGCGGTACTAG
- a CDS encoding helix-turn-helix transcriptional regulator: MSSNLGAALVAAPATLHRQGLLTVLREACPGLTICLVSDAELLLTFVQQRAYALLVVDEAIASVPLLLLLESLYAVRSQQQVLCFSSTAGGSFSPLLYPRPWTILAHNAPPLEVNAAIQQLLTKTLHPSPWTLKPGLAMPPSGPPTPFSRRELEVLRLVVADYCNQEIAERLCLSVRTVESHRRALLQKAGARTLVGLVVQAVREGWVAPL; this comes from the coding sequence ATGTCGTCGAACCTCGGGGCCGCCCTTGTTGCGGCTCCTGCCACTCTGCACCGGCAAGGCCTGCTTACTGTCCTGCGCGAAGCCTGCCCTGGCCTGACCATCTGCCTGGTTTCGGATGCGGAACTGCTGCTCACCTTTGTGCAGCAGCGCGCCTATGCCCTCTTGGTTGTGGATGAAGCCATTGCCAGCGTCCCCCTTTTGTTGCTACTGGAGAGCCTGTACGCGGTACGCAGCCAGCAGCAAGTGCTATGCTTTAGCAGCACCGCGGGCGGCAGCTTTTCGCCGCTGCTTTACCCCCGCCCCTGGACCATCTTGGCCCACAATGCGCCGCCGCTGGAAGTCAACGCTGCTATTCAGCAACTGCTTACCAAGACGCTGCACCCCAGCCCCTGGACGCTGAAACCGGGCTTGGCTATGCCTCCATCAGGCCCACCCACGCCCTTCAGCCGCCGGGAGCTGGAAGTGCTGCGCCTGGTAGTGGCCGACTACTGCAACCAGGAAATAGCCGAGCGGCTGTGCCTGAGCGTGCGCACGGTGGAAAGCCACCGGCGGGCCCTGTTGCAGAAAGCCGGAGCCCGCACCCTGGTGGGACTGGTGGTGCAGGCCGTGCGGGAGGGCTGGGTTGCGCCTTTGTGA
- a CDS encoding SMP-30/gluconolactonase/LRE family protein, with amino-acid sequence MKNLSRLILLAASATTLTFTAVAQQPAAIIADKAQPTLVSKQFKFTEGPAVDKAGNVFFTDQPNNKIWKYGTDGKLTVFLDKAGRSNGLYFDKKGRLLACADENNQLWSIGPDGKATVVLDNVQGHRFNGPNDLWVNPKTEGVYFTDPYYQREYWTRQAPDPAIGGQKVYFLAKGRKEPVAVDDKLEQPNGIIGTPDGKQLYVADIKANKTYRYQIGANGQLTDRQLFVEQGSDGMTIDNQGNVYLTGKGVTVYNPAGKQIEHIDIPAEWTANVCFGGKDRKTLFITASEAIYTLPMRVKGVQ; translated from the coding sequence ATGAAGAATTTGTCCCGCCTGATCCTGCTGGCGGCCTCCGCTACCACCCTGACCTTTACGGCTGTGGCCCAGCAGCCGGCCGCCATCATTGCCGACAAGGCCCAGCCCACGCTGGTCAGCAAGCAGTTTAAATTCACCGAAGGTCCGGCGGTTGATAAGGCTGGCAACGTGTTCTTTACCGACCAGCCCAACAACAAGATCTGGAAGTACGGCACCGACGGCAAGCTGACGGTTTTCCTGGATAAGGCCGGACGCTCCAATGGCTTATACTTCGACAAAAAAGGCCGCCTGCTGGCCTGCGCCGACGAAAACAACCAGCTCTGGTCCATTGGGCCCGACGGCAAGGCCACCGTGGTGCTCGACAACGTGCAGGGCCACCGCTTCAACGGACCCAACGACCTGTGGGTAAACCCCAAAACGGAAGGCGTTTACTTCACCGACCCGTATTACCAGCGCGAGTATTGGACCCGCCAGGCGCCCGACCCGGCCATTGGTGGTCAGAAAGTGTATTTCCTGGCCAAGGGCCGCAAAGAGCCCGTAGCCGTAGACGACAAGCTCGAGCAGCCCAACGGCATTATCGGCACGCCCGACGGCAAACAGCTGTACGTGGCCGACATCAAGGCCAACAAAACCTATCGTTACCAGATTGGGGCCAACGGGCAGCTCACCGACCGGCAGCTGTTTGTAGAGCAAGGTTCCGACGGTATGACTATCGACAACCAGGGCAACGTGTACCTAACCGGCAAGGGCGTGACGGTATATAACCCGGCCGGCAAGCAAATCGAGCACATCGACATTCCGGCCGAGTGGACGGCCAACGTCTGCTTCGGCGGCAAGGACCGCAAAACCTTGTTTATCACGGCGTCGGAAGCAATTTACACCTTGCCCATGCGGGTAAAGGGTGTGCAATAG
- a CDS encoding DUF2141 domain-containing protein encodes MKIHQVAFLAVGSALLGAWTPPTNTGLVQVVVTDLPSTKATVKLYFYNVKENFLKRGSYTMLKYVKPAGSKQITLPIDLPNGEWAVALTQDMNDNDLVDKNFMGIPTEPYAFSNNVRPKLAAPDFDECKFVVNGTTKVVTISMKK; translated from the coding sequence ATGAAAATTCACCAAGTAGCCTTTCTGGCCGTGGGCTCAGCCCTGCTCGGCGCCTGGACGCCGCCTACCAACACGGGCCTGGTCCAGGTAGTAGTCACCGATTTGCCCTCTACCAAGGCCACGGTGAAGCTCTACTTCTACAATGTGAAGGAGAATTTTCTGAAGCGCGGCAGCTACACCATGCTCAAGTACGTGAAGCCAGCCGGCAGCAAGCAGATTACCCTGCCCATCGACCTGCCCAACGGGGAGTGGGCCGTGGCCCTGACCCAGGACATGAACGACAACGACCTGGTCGACAAGAACTTCATGGGCATCCCAACCGAGCCCTACGCCTTTTCCAACAACGTGCGTCCCAAGCTGGCCGCCCCGGATTTTGACGAGTGCAAGTTCGTGGTCAACGGCACGACCAAAGTTGTGACCATCTCCATGAAAAAGTAG
- a CDS encoding M61 family metallopeptidase — translation MNALRFATLVGSLLAASTSLTQAQKALIYTVDIDPKTQDLFQVQLEVPKLRKEQSIYQFAATAPGTYQVMDIGRFVRKFEAFDAQNKPLEVKQASVNQWQLLQPEKTRFIRYTIAETWDTPVTEHRVYRMCGTSLEADHALLNGQGIFGYLQGWQAKPLRIKLNYPADWKIGTPLTTDKQGYYTAKNYDQAVDSPFLLGRLTEARTKLGDAEVALYCFSKTDQVKAEPLLGYMQKMLGAAQAFLVQLPVKRYTFLYHFDDQSAGAWEHSYSSEYVLRETPLTPESANGITSIAAHEFFHVVTPLNIHSEIIEQFNFVQPTGSEHLWLYEGTTEWASGMMKLRGGLVTLEEYLQEMSGKVAYAQTRTDTTYSLSKLGLNSFSDEGQSQYGNIYQRGALTAALLDLRLLELSGGKRGLREVMNELTKRYGPNKPFSEKNFFEEFTKLTYPEIGDFLNRYVKQAEPLPLQEYYAKVGIRYSPVLHTGQQVVALGAHNPSYRLVSNTVQLTEVPATWQSCGVAVGDDLLAVNGTAITPTSLRSTMQELQKGKAGEEYELTIRRGGAEQKVRCRLIQQEQIKRYNFAVLPDATPAQLALRQAWVKNL, via the coding sequence ATGAATGCCTTGCGCTTCGCAACCCTGGTGGGCAGCCTTTTGGCGGCTTCCACATCCTTGACTCAGGCCCAGAAAGCCCTAATCTACACCGTCGACATTGACCCCAAAACCCAGGACCTGTTTCAGGTGCAGCTGGAAGTACCCAAGCTGCGCAAAGAGCAGAGCATCTACCAGTTTGCCGCCACCGCCCCGGGCACGTATCAGGTCATGGACATCGGCCGCTTCGTGCGCAAGTTCGAAGCCTTTGACGCCCAGAATAAGCCCCTGGAAGTAAAGCAGGCCTCGGTAAACCAGTGGCAGCTGCTGCAGCCCGAGAAAACCCGCTTTATTCGCTACACCATTGCCGAAACCTGGGATACGCCCGTAACCGAGCACCGCGTGTACCGCATGTGCGGCACTTCCCTGGAAGCTGACCACGCCCTGCTCAACGGCCAGGGCATTTTCGGCTACCTGCAGGGCTGGCAGGCCAAGCCTCTGCGCATCAAGCTCAACTACCCGGCCGACTGGAAAATCGGGACGCCGCTCACGACTGATAAGCAGGGCTACTACACGGCCAAAAACTACGACCAGGCCGTGGATTCGCCGTTTCTGCTGGGCCGCCTCACCGAAGCCCGCACCAAGCTCGGCGACGCGGAAGTGGCGTTGTACTGCTTTTCCAAAACCGACCAGGTAAAGGCCGAGCCCCTGCTGGGCTACATGCAGAAGATGCTGGGCGCGGCCCAGGCCTTTCTGGTGCAGCTGCCCGTGAAGCGCTACACCTTCCTCTACCACTTCGACGACCAGAGCGCCGGGGCCTGGGAACATTCCTACAGCTCGGAGTACGTGCTGCGCGAAACCCCGCTCACGCCCGAATCGGCCAACGGGATTACCAGCATTGCCGCCCACGAGTTTTTCCACGTGGTGACGCCGCTCAACATTCACTCCGAGATTATCGAGCAGTTCAACTTCGTGCAGCCCACCGGCTCGGAACACCTGTGGCTGTATGAGGGCACTACGGAGTGGGCCTCGGGCATGATGAAGCTGCGCGGCGGCCTGGTTACGCTGGAGGAATACCTGCAGGAAATGTCGGGCAAAGTGGCCTATGCCCAAACCCGGACCGACACGACCTACTCGCTAAGCAAGCTGGGCCTGAACTCCTTTTCCGACGAAGGCCAGAGCCAGTACGGCAATATCTACCAGCGCGGGGCCCTGACGGCGGCTCTGCTCGACCTGCGCCTGCTGGAGCTCAGCGGCGGCAAGCGGGGCCTGCGGGAGGTGATGAATGAGCTGACCAAGCGCTACGGTCCCAACAAGCCCTTCAGTGAGAAAAACTTCTTCGAGGAGTTTACCAAGCTGACCTACCCCGAAATCGGCGACTTTCTTAACCGCTACGTGAAGCAAGCCGAACCTTTGCCTTTGCAGGAATATTACGCCAAAGTGGGCATCCGCTACTCGCCGGTGCTGCACACGGGCCAGCAAGTGGTGGCTTTGGGCGCGCATAATCCATCGTACCGCCTGGTGAGCAATACCGTGCAGCTAACCGAAGTGCCCGCCACCTGGCAAAGCTGCGGCGTAGCGGTGGGCGACGACCTGCTGGCCGTCAACGGCACCGCCATTACGCCCACCTCACTGCGGTCCACCATGCAGGAGCTGCAGAAGGGCAAGGCTGGCGAAGAGTACGAGCTGACCATTCGCCGCGGGGGCGCCGAGCAGAAAGTGCGCTGCCGCCTGATTCAGCAGGAGCAGATCAAGCGCTACAACTTTGCGGTGCTGCCCGATGCCACGCCGGCCCAGCTGGCCCTGCGCCAAGCCTGGGTGAAAAATCTGTAG